A window of the Nisaea acidiphila genome harbors these coding sequences:
- a CDS encoding TRAP transporter large permease produces the protein MIWLASALFALLLVGVPIGISLAGSTAIMVMFDDFLSFSTLFEAFYIFVSKYTLIAIPFFIYAGFLMEKTGLVRGLFNFADALIGWVPGGFAYATLIAAVLFGAISGSSTAMAAAMSVIAYPEMIKRGYPKWMAAGVIASAGGIALLIPPSITLILFGVITEVSIVDLFFAGVVPGLMLAISDAIIIVAVSVFVVKLPAGTFNLEQCWKAFLDALPALLMPVLVLGGLYGGVFTPTEAGAAAASYALAYGAIFKRKEFFAGLMDVTRRTMNLTAIVFFLLGCVGIFQFFLANMGWPQEIAAWAGDLGLSKFAFLFALMATLLVLSMWLTGAAILVLTVPIYFPVALSLGVDPIHLGILTALCIEIGSVIPPVGLNLFAVSGVTGLPVTQVIRGSFPFCISDTVVLIIVLLFPMLALWLPGQLITSHF, from the coding sequence GTGATCTGGCTTGCTTCAGCGTTATTCGCACTGCTTCTCGTCGGCGTGCCCATCGGCATCTCGCTCGCGGGATCGACCGCCATCATGGTGATGTTCGACGACTTCCTGTCGTTCAGCACGCTGTTCGAGGCATTTTACATCTTCGTCAGCAAGTACACCCTGATTGCCATTCCGTTCTTCATCTATGCCGGTTTCCTGATGGAGAAGACCGGCCTCGTCCGCGGGCTTTTCAATTTCGCGGATGCACTGATCGGGTGGGTCCCGGGTGGCTTTGCCTATGCGACCTTGATAGCGGCGGTGCTGTTCGGGGCTATCTCGGGCTCGTCCACCGCGATGGCCGCTGCGATGAGCGTCATTGCCTATCCCGAGATGATAAAACGCGGCTATCCGAAATGGATGGCGGCGGGGGTTATCGCGTCGGCCGGCGGGATTGCGCTGCTTATCCCGCCGAGCATCACGCTGATCCTGTTTGGTGTGATCACCGAGGTATCGATCGTAGACCTGTTCTTCGCTGGAGTCGTTCCCGGCCTCATGCTCGCGATCAGCGATGCGATCATTATCGTGGCGGTTTCGGTCTTCGTCGTGAAGCTCCCGGCAGGGACCTTCAATCTCGAGCAATGCTGGAAGGCGTTCCTGGACGCGCTGCCGGCGCTTCTGATGCCGGTCCTTGTTCTGGGCGGCCTCTATGGCGGCGTATTCACGCCGACCGAAGCGGGCGCGGCGGCGGCTTCCTATGCGCTCGCCTACGGGGCGATCTTCAAGCGCAAAGAGTTTTTCGCCGGGCTGATGGATGTCACCCGCCGGACGATGAACCTGACGGCGATTGTGTTCTTCCTGCTTGGCTGTGTGGGCATATTCCAGTTTTTCCTCGCCAACATGGGCTGGCCGCAGGAGATCGCCGCCTGGGCGGGCGATCTCGGCCTTTCCAAGTTCGCCTTCCTGTTCGCGCTCATGGCGACTTTGCTGGTCCTGTCCATGTGGCTGACAGGAGCCGCGATTCTTGTGCTGACGGTGCCGATCTACTTCCCGGTCGCGCTGTCGCTGGGCGTCGATCCCATTCATCTCGGCATTCTGACGGCCCTCTGTATCGAGATCGGCAGCGTCATTCCGCCGGTCGGGCTCAATCTCTTCGCCGTCAGCGGCGTGACGGGACTGCCCGTGACACAGGTGATCCGCGGGTCATTCCCGTTCTGCATCTCGGACACTGTCGTGCTGATCATCGTGCTGCTGTTCCCGATGCTGGCGCTGTGGCTGCCGGGACAGTTGATCACCTCCCACTTCTAG
- the nrdI gene encoding class Ib ribonucleoside-diphosphate reductase assembly flavoprotein NrdI, protein MLVYFSSRSENTARFVERLGLPAERIPVSPDQPLPEPQEPFILICPTYADGEGRGAVPKQVIRFLNDPTCRGLLRGVIAGGNRNFGQTYALAGDVIARKCDIPVLYRFELAGTETDIARVRTGLATFWRMECSTAA, encoded by the coding sequence GTGCTGGTCTACTTCTCTTCCCGTTCGGAAAACACAGCTCGTTTCGTCGAACGGCTCGGACTGCCGGCGGAACGTATACCGGTTTCGCCGGACCAGCCCCTCCCCGAGCCGCAGGAACCTTTTATCCTGATCTGCCCGACCTATGCGGACGGCGAGGGACGCGGCGCGGTGCCGAAACAGGTGATCCGCTTCCTGAACGATCCAACGTGCCGGGGACTGTTGCGTGGCGTGATCGCCGGCGGAAACCGGAATTTCGGCCAGACCTACGCGCTCGCGGGCGACGTCATCGCCCGCAAATGCGACATACCCGTGCTCTACCGCTTCGAGCTCGCGGGCACCGAGACAGATATCGCCCGCGTTCGCACCGGGCTCGCCACATTCTGGAGGATGGAATGCTCGACAGCGGCTTAG
- a CDS encoding TRAP transporter small permease — protein sequence MDGFLASSQRVKAAVHLVLGWIASALLLVLTLFALLEIVRRYIFGVVFEWGQDGIIVGMVSAVALYFGVTQIRRGHLVMSAIVQLLHARGFYRTIGLLKIFVSAATAVFCGAVGVTGWSTLSYAWARDLTTYSLLIPQWPFYLILMFGFLMMAFVAFLQMIEDMISYARGEHADGAIEFTTDV from the coding sequence ATGGACGGTTTTCTGGCTTCCTCGCAGCGCGTGAAGGCTGCGGTGCATCTGGTGCTCGGTTGGATCGCGTCGGCTCTGTTGCTCGTGCTGACGCTTTTCGCGCTGCTGGAGATCGTGAGGCGTTACATCTTCGGTGTCGTCTTCGAGTGGGGGCAGGACGGTATCATCGTCGGCATGGTTTCTGCGGTGGCACTGTATTTCGGCGTGACCCAGATACGGCGTGGCCACCTGGTGATGAGTGCCATCGTGCAGCTACTGCACGCCCGGGGTTTCTACCGGACGATCGGTCTCCTCAAGATCTTCGTCTCCGCGGCAACCGCTGTCTTCTGCGGGGCGGTGGGCGTTACCGGCTGGTCCACGCTGAGCTACGCGTGGGCGCGCGATCTCACGACCTACAGCCTGCTGATCCCCCAATGGCCATTCTATCTGATCCTGATGTTCGGCTTTCTCATGATGGCCTTCGTCGCCTTCCTCCAGATGATCGAGGACATGATCAGTTACGCGCGCGGTGAGCATGCCGACGGCGCGATCGAATTCACAACCGATGTCTGA
- a CDS encoding LysR substrate-binding domain-containing protein, with protein MGNDLSFFVLLARLESFTATGRELGISASAVSRRLVKLEDRLGVRLLHRTTRRVSLTSEGDAYLLEAERILGDIDALEQRITGARDTPKGLLRINSTLRFGRTFIAPAISTFKQRYPEVEVQLLLTDAPLNLVKEGVDLGIRFGAPPDSRMVLRLLVRNRRYLCAAPSYLSRRGFPATLGDLQEHNCIVLRQDHGAYDIWRFDDRNGDMPTAKVGGDLSTNDGEIALDWVLGGHGIMLRSEWDIASHVRQGNLRIVLPNYRQSAHLSAVYPERHNLSAKVRRFVDHLADTLKETGRSAPLTLSPKYLETRP; from the coding sequence GTGGGAAACGACCTCTCATTCTTCGTCCTTCTTGCCCGGCTGGAGAGCTTCACCGCTACCGGAAGGGAACTGGGGATATCCGCATCAGCCGTAAGCCGGCGCTTAGTTAAGCTAGAGGATCGGCTCGGCGTTCGGCTTCTTCACAGAACGACCCGGCGCGTGAGCCTGACAAGCGAGGGAGACGCCTATCTTCTTGAGGCGGAGCGGATCCTCGGGGATATCGACGCTCTCGAGCAACGGATCACTGGAGCGCGAGACACCCCGAAGGGCCTATTGAGGATCAACTCTACACTCCGTTTCGGCCGGACCTTCATTGCTCCGGCGATATCGACCTTCAAGCAGCGATATCCCGAAGTCGAAGTCCAGCTGCTGCTGACAGACGCACCCCTGAATCTTGTAAAAGAGGGTGTCGATCTCGGCATCCGCTTCGGTGCGCCTCCCGACAGCCGAATGGTCCTGCGCCTACTAGTTCGCAACCGAAGGTATCTTTGCGCAGCGCCTTCGTATCTGAGCCGTCGCGGTTTCCCTGCAACACTCGGAGATCTCCAGGAGCATAACTGCATCGTGCTGCGCCAAGACCACGGTGCCTACGATATATGGCGTTTCGACGACCGGAACGGAGACATGCCGACTGCAAAGGTAGGTGGCGACCTCAGCACGAACGACGGCGAAATAGCCTTGGACTGGGTCCTTGGGGGGCACGGGATCATGCTACGATCAGAATGGGACATCGCTAGTCACGTACGGCAGGGAAATCTGCGCATCGTCTTGCCCAACTATCGGCAATCCGCACATCTCTCAGCAGTCTATCCGGAGCGACACAATCTTTCCGCCAAGGTGCGGCGTTTCGTTGACCATCTCGCGGACACGCTGAAGGAAACAGGCCGATCGGCGCCGCTCACGCTCTCGCCTAAGTACCTTGAGACGCGGCCCTGA
- a CDS encoding tartrate dehydrogenase has product MREYTIAAVPGDGIGGEVIDAGTRVLHAVAARDGGFRLKVEEFPWGTDYYFKTGKMMPDDALDTLRAFDAIYFGSAGDPRVPDHISLWGLRLAICQPFDQYANVRPARLLPGVKGPLKGVGPDDLDWVIVRENSEGEYAGVGGRAHTGLPEEVGMDVAVFTRTGVERIQRFALDLARARPRKKLTLVTKSNAQRHGMVFWDQVFEDVRRDYPDVETDKMLVDAMTTRMVLDPKSLDTIVATNLHADVLSDLAAALTGSLGIAPTANLRPERDAPSMFEPIHGSAFDIMGKGIANPIGAFWTASMMLAHLGEPDSAVALMNAVERVTAEGRVLTRDLGGEATTVQVTDEVLAALDGRNA; this is encoded by the coding sequence ATGCGCGAATACACCATTGCGGCCGTCCCTGGGGATGGCATCGGCGGTGAAGTCATCGACGCCGGGACCCGTGTACTCCATGCCGTGGCTGCGCGAGACGGCGGCTTCAGGCTGAAGGTCGAGGAGTTCCCTTGGGGGACTGACTATTACTTCAAGACCGGGAAGATGATGCCGGACGATGCGCTCGACACGCTGAGAGCGTTCGATGCAATCTATTTCGGATCGGCTGGCGATCCGCGCGTTCCTGACCATATCTCGCTCTGGGGCCTGCGGCTCGCGATCTGCCAGCCGTTCGACCAGTATGCAAATGTCCGTCCTGCGCGGCTTCTTCCGGGCGTCAAGGGACCGCTGAAAGGCGTCGGGCCGGATGATCTGGACTGGGTGATCGTCCGCGAGAACTCGGAAGGCGAATATGCAGGCGTCGGCGGGCGCGCACATACCGGCTTGCCCGAAGAGGTCGGCATGGATGTCGCCGTCTTCACGCGAACCGGCGTCGAGAGAATCCAGCGGTTCGCCCTGGACCTAGCCCGGGCGAGGCCGCGCAAGAAATTGACCCTGGTGACGAAATCGAACGCGCAACGCCACGGCATGGTTTTCTGGGACCAGGTGTTCGAGGATGTCCGGCGAGACTATCCGGACGTGGAAACCGACAAGATGCTGGTCGATGCCATGACCACCCGCATGGTCCTCGACCCGAAATCCCTGGATACCATTGTCGCCACCAACCTTCACGCGGATGTACTTTCCGACCTGGCGGCGGCGCTGACAGGCTCGCTCGGGATCGCCCCCACAGCCAATCTCCGGCCGGAACGGGACGCTCCCTCAATGTTCGAGCCGATCCACGGGTCCGCGTTCGACATCATGGGGAAGGGGATTGCCAACCCGATCGGCGCGTTCTGGACGGCGTCCATGATGCTCGCGCATCTCGGGGAGCCGGACTCCGCGGTTGCACTGATGAATGCCGTGGAGCGGGTCACGGCCGAGGGAAGAGTGCTGACGCGCGATCTCGGCGGCGAGGCGACCACCGTCCAGGTAACCGACGAGGTTCTGGCCGCATTGGACGGGCGCAACGCCTGA
- the nrdE gene encoding class 1b ribonucleoside-diphosphate reductase subunit alpha: MLDSGLAPVADPKTEKSAPLQAAASTEANQGFPTLDYHALNAILNLYDEEGRIRFDADRMAARQYFLQHVNQNTVFFHSLAEKLGYLVDEGYYEEEVLDLYSRDFLQQIWDAAYARKFRFPTFLGAFKYYTSYTLKTRDGRRYLERFEDRVVMASLALARGDAALAMRFMEEIIAGRFQPATPTFLNAGKKSRGELISCFLLRLEDNMESIGRGINSALQLSKRGGGVALMLTNIREHGAPIKGIENQSSGIIPIMKLLEDSFSYANQLGARQGAGAVYLNAHHPDILRFLDTKRENADEKIRIKTLSLGIVIPDVTFELAKRNEDMYLFSPHDIEKVYGVPFSDISVTEKYEEMVDDKRIRKKKINARAFFQTVAEIQFESGYPYIMFEDRVNEANPVEGRIAMSNLCSEILQVNEASTFNDDLSYSHLGTDISCNLGSLNIARTMDGGDLATTVESAVRALTAVSEMSAIDSVPSVRRGNDEAHAIGLGQMNLHGFLAREHIHYGSEEGVDFTRCYFAAVAYHCIRASNAIARENQQSFVGFERSKYADGSFFEKYVTRDWLPESGRVAALFESFGIALPTREEWAGLRDAVMKDGLYNRNLQAVPPTGSISYINNSTSSIHPIVSKIEIRKEGKIGRVYYPAPFMNNDNLDYYRDAYEIGPEALIDTYAAATEHVDQGLSLTLFFPAEATTRDINRAQIYAWKKGIKTIYYIRLRQAALEGTEVQGCVSCTL, translated from the coding sequence ATGCTCGACAGCGGCTTAGCGCCCGTCGCCGACCCCAAGACCGAGAAATCGGCGCCCCTGCAAGCCGCAGCTTCCACCGAGGCGAACCAGGGCTTTCCGACGCTCGACTATCACGCCCTGAACGCCATACTGAACCTCTACGACGAGGAAGGCCGCATCCGCTTCGATGCGGACCGCATGGCGGCACGGCAGTATTTCCTGCAGCATGTGAACCAGAACACGGTCTTTTTCCACTCGCTCGCCGAGAAGCTCGGCTACCTGGTGGATGAGGGCTACTACGAGGAAGAAGTGCTCGATCTCTATTCGCGCGACTTCCTGCAGCAGATCTGGGACGCTGCCTATGCTAGGAAGTTCCGCTTCCCGACCTTCCTCGGCGCCTTCAAGTACTACACTTCCTATACGCTGAAGACCCGCGACGGTCGGCGCTATCTGGAGCGGTTCGAGGACCGCGTGGTAATGGCGTCCCTGGCGCTTGCCCGCGGCGACGCGGCGCTCGCGATGCGCTTCATGGAAGAGATTATCGCCGGCCGTTTCCAGCCCGCGACGCCGACATTCCTCAATGCCGGCAAGAAAAGCCGCGGCGAGCTGATCTCCTGCTTCCTCCTGCGCCTTGAAGACAACATGGAATCGATCGGCCGCGGCATCAATTCGGCGCTACAGCTCTCCAAGCGCGGCGGCGGGGTCGCCCTGATGCTGACAAACATCCGCGAGCACGGGGCGCCGATCAAGGGCATCGAGAACCAGTCCTCCGGTATCATCCCGATCATGAAGCTGCTGGAGGATTCCTTTTCCTACGCCAACCAGCTCGGCGCCCGGCAGGGTGCGGGCGCGGTCTATCTGAACGCGCACCACCCGGACATCCTGCGCTTCCTCGACACCAAGCGGGAGAATGCGGACGAGAAGATCCGTATCAAGACCCTCTCCCTCGGAATCGTCATTCCGGACGTCACCTTCGAACTCGCGAAGCGAAACGAGGACATGTACTTGTTCTCGCCGCACGATATCGAGAAGGTCTACGGCGTTCCCTTCTCCGACATCTCGGTGACCGAGAAATACGAGGAGATGGTCGATGACAAGCGCATCCGTAAGAAGAAGATCAACGCCCGCGCCTTCTTCCAGACCGTGGCCGAAATCCAGTTCGAGAGCGGCTATCCCTACATCATGTTCGAGGACAGGGTGAACGAAGCGAACCCGGTCGAAGGCCGGATCGCGATGTCAAACCTCTGCTCGGAAATCCTCCAGGTGAACGAGGCCTCGACCTTCAACGACGACCTCAGCTACAGCCATCTCGGGACCGATATTTCCTGCAATCTCGGCTCCCTCAACATCGCCCGGACCATGGACGGGGGTGATCTCGCGACTACGGTCGAGAGCGCCGTCCGGGCGCTGACCGCGGTCAGCGAGATGTCGGCGATCGACAGCGTCCCCTCGGTCCGCCGCGGCAATGACGAGGCCCACGCGATCGGGCTCGGCCAGATGAACCTGCACGGCTTCCTCGCCCGCGAGCACATCCACTATGGCAGCGAAGAGGGCGTCGACTTCACCCGCTGCTATTTCGCCGCGGTGGCCTATCACTGTATCCGCGCCTCGAACGCAATCGCGCGCGAGAATCAGCAAAGCTTTGTCGGCTTCGAGCGCTCGAAATACGCCGACGGCAGCTTCTTCGAGAAGTACGTTACCCGGGACTGGCTTCCGGAGAGCGGCCGGGTGGCCGCTCTGTTCGAGAGTTTCGGCATCGCCCTGCCGACTCGCGAGGAATGGGCCGGGCTCCGAGACGCCGTGATGAAGGACGGGCTCTATAACCGCAATCTGCAGGCGGTGCCGCCGACCGGCTCGATCAGCTACATCAACAACTCGACCTCCTCGATCCACCCGATCGTGTCCAAGATCGAGATCCGCAAGGAAGGCAAGATCGGCCGGGTCTATTATCCGGCGCCCTTCATGAATAACGACAATCTCGACTATTACCGGGACGCCTACGAGATCGGTCCGGAAGCCCTGATCGACACCTATGCCGCCGCGACCGAGCATGTCGACCAGGGCCTCTCGCTCACCCTCTTCTTCCCGGCGGAAGCGACCACGCGCGACATCAACCGGGCGCAGATTTACGCTTGGAAGAAGGGCATCAAGACCATCTATTATATCCGCCTGCGCCAGGCCGCCCTCGAGGGCACCGAGGTGCAGGGCTGCGTCTCCTGCACCCTCTGA
- the nrdH gene encoding glutaredoxin-like protein NrdH has product MTIIVYSKPACVQCTATTRALGAKGLEYQVVDLTQDDEAFSRVEEMGYQQVPVVVAGESHWAGFRPDLIGQLA; this is encoded by the coding sequence ATGACGATCATCGTTTATTCCAAGCCGGCCTGCGTGCAATGCACCGCCACGACCCGCGCCCTCGGCGCCAAGGGCCTTGAGTACCAGGTCGTCGACCTTACACAGGACGATGAGGCCTTCTCGCGGGTCGAGGAAATGGGCTATCAGCAGGTTCCCGTCGTCGTCGCCGGCGAGAGCCACTGGGCCGGCTTCCGCCCCGACCTGATCGGCCAACTCGCCTGA
- a CDS encoding TRAP transporter substrate-binding protein, producing the protein MSTTSSRITAVFAATLVAAATSMAGAAEPVKLRWASDHPGPPHPAGIAEVYFAEQVEKKIPGSKVQIFWAKSLYTIPQGVKALTQGNLEVLTGQFGKTSSVEPLANVVLGAGKLSTVGAIDSVQKTKTFQDLAAHFDKVHDIKFMGAGHMSMYMGAGAVEGRLIEPSDFAGKKMRSMGPAENALLGALGANPQAMSFGDVPPALQTGVIDGLLTSLGGFNATKEQAPYFTVAGLNGIVGDYYWFGVSNRWWSRLSKEQQDALTDIFENDFIPFQRAVNYCADKRTLEKFITTDKSAPGIYVMTPEESAKIKKAEGGATNEWIKSKVNDVGDKLTDQFTAEAQEMVAANPPGSSALEKTNCADYEKYFAMYAKGTELHKAKNRK; encoded by the coding sequence ATGTCGACGACATCAAGTCGTATTACTGCCGTCTTTGCGGCAACCCTCGTTGCCGCGGCGACCTCTATGGCCGGTGCCGCGGAGCCGGTGAAACTGCGCTGGGCATCGGATCACCCCGGACCGCCGCACCCGGCCGGGATCGCTGAAGTCTATTTCGCGGAGCAAGTGGAAAAGAAAATCCCGGGAAGCAAGGTGCAGATCTTCTGGGCGAAATCGCTCTATACGATTCCGCAGGGTGTCAAGGCGCTGACCCAGGGTAATCTTGAGGTTCTCACCGGGCAGTTCGGCAAGACGTCGAGCGTCGAGCCGTTGGCGAATGTGGTTCTCGGCGCCGGTAAACTCTCCACTGTCGGCGCGATCGACTCTGTTCAGAAGACCAAGACCTTTCAAGATCTGGCGGCGCACTTCGACAAGGTGCACGACATCAAGTTCATGGGCGCTGGCCATATGAGCATGTATATGGGCGCCGGTGCGGTGGAAGGACGATTGATCGAGCCGTCTGATTTCGCCGGAAAGAAAATGCGGTCCATGGGGCCGGCTGAAAACGCCCTGTTGGGTGCGCTCGGCGCGAACCCGCAGGCAATGTCGTTCGGCGATGTTCCGCCGGCGTTGCAAACGGGCGTGATCGATGGGCTCCTGACGTCGCTTGGCGGTTTCAATGCAACCAAGGAGCAGGCCCCGTACTTCACGGTCGCCGGCCTCAACGGCATTGTCGGTGACTATTACTGGTTCGGCGTCTCTAACCGTTGGTGGAGTCGACTCTCCAAAGAGCAGCAGGACGCGCTCACTGACATCTTCGAGAACGACTTCATTCCGTTCCAGCGGGCCGTGAACTATTGCGCCGACAAGCGTACGCTCGAGAAGTTCATCACGACGGACAAGTCGGCGCCGGGCATCTACGTGATGACGCCGGAAGAATCCGCCAAGATCAAGAAGGCGGAAGGCGGCGCCACGAACGAATGGATCAAGAGCAAGGTCAACGACGTCGGGGACAAGCTCACCGATCAGTTTACGGCGGAAGCCCAGGAGATGGTCGCGGCCAACCCGCCGGGCTCGAGCGCGCTTGAGAAGACCAACTGTGCCGACTACGAAAAGTACTTCGCGATGTATGCGAAGGGCACCGAGCTGCATAAAGCCAAGAACCGGAAATAG
- a CDS encoding ferric reductase-like transmembrane domain-containing protein codes for MSAKGTSPIRQVLVWGALAIAILVPLGAAALSPQLAWRGPVYISAGFAGIVAMALLLVQPLLVGGYLPGLSARRERQIHRVTGGVLVAAVIFHVAALWVTSPPDVIDVLLFRSPTPFSTWGAIAMWAVFAAALLAALRRRLKLRPRSWRLAHSLLVSVAVLCSAMHALLIEGTMETVSKAGLCALTVLATAKVIADLRIWSVRP; via the coding sequence GTGAGCGCGAAGGGCACCAGCCCCATCAGGCAGGTTCTGGTCTGGGGCGCGCTCGCGATTGCCATTCTGGTGCCGCTCGGCGCCGCGGCGCTGAGCCCGCAGCTCGCCTGGCGGGGACCGGTCTATATCTCGGCCGGGTTCGCGGGGATCGTGGCGATGGCATTGCTGCTCGTCCAGCCGCTGCTGGTCGGCGGCTACCTGCCGGGGCTTTCCGCGCGGCGGGAGCGGCAGATCCATCGCGTCACCGGAGGCGTTCTGGTCGCGGCGGTGATCTTTCACGTCGCGGCCCTCTGGGTGACCAGCCCGCCGGATGTGATCGACGTGCTCCTCTTCAGATCGCCGACGCCTTTTTCCACCTGGGGCGCGATCGCGATGTGGGCGGTTTTCGCCGCCGCGCTGCTGGCGGCGTTACGGCGGCGGCTGAAATTGCGGCCGCGGAGCTGGCGTCTCGCTCACAGCCTTCTCGTCTCCGTCGCCGTGCTCTGCAGTGCGATGCACGCGCTGCTCATCGAAGGCACGATGGAGACCGTGTCGAAAGCGGGGCTCTGCGCGCTGACGGTGCTGGCGACGGCGAAGGTGATCGCCGATCTCCGGATCTGGAGCGTGCGGCCCTAG
- a CDS encoding amidohydrolase family protein encodes MDQLPRNATDCHTHLFGPADLFPYAVERAYTPSDAGETDARRMLAKLGLERIVLVHASVHGDNQRLFRGLEVLGPRARAVAKIRGTETDQELRDWSSKGVAGVRVNNVSTSALSPQVVAEKVLTASRRVADLGWHVQVLLKGADLQAVLERAAELPTPLVVDHFGLLSVEDTETLELLIQRLSEGHCWVKMSAAYRLIGTAETAHALTERFVAANPERLLWGSDWPHPPSKRTPETRLVAQPFRDVDTEQLLADFLRSVPSDETRRRILFENPAALYRF; translated from the coding sequence ATGGATCAACTGCCGAGAAACGCTACCGATTGCCACACACACCTGTTCGGTCCAGCCGACCTATTTCCCTATGCGGTCGAGCGCGCCTACACGCCGAGCGATGCCGGCGAGACCGACGCGCGCCGAATGCTTGCTAAACTGGGGCTGGAAAGGATCGTGCTCGTTCACGCGAGCGTCCACGGTGACAACCAACGCCTGTTCCGAGGCCTGGAAGTGCTTGGCCCGAGAGCCCGCGCTGTAGCCAAAATCCGCGGAACCGAAACAGACCAGGAGCTTCGGGACTGGAGTTCGAAAGGTGTGGCCGGGGTGCGCGTCAACAACGTCTCCACCAGCGCCCTCTCACCGCAGGTTGTCGCAGAAAAAGTGCTTACCGCATCGAGGCGTGTCGCCGATCTCGGTTGGCACGTACAGGTCTTGCTCAAAGGCGCCGACCTCCAGGCCGTCCTTGAACGGGCGGCGGAACTTCCCACGCCCTTGGTGGTCGACCATTTCGGGCTGCTGTCGGTCGAGGACACGGAGACGCTCGAGCTTCTGATTCAGCGGCTTTCGGAGGGCCATTGTTGGGTGAAAATGTCGGCTGCGTATCGCCTGATCGGAACCGCGGAGACCGCGCACGCTCTGACCGAACGGTTCGTCGCCGCCAACCCGGAGCGTCTCCTGTGGGGCAGTGACTGGCCGCACCCCCCGTCGAAACGTACACCGGAGACACGACTGGTGGCCCAACCATTCAGGGATGTCGACACTGAACAGTTGCTTGCCGACTTCCTGCGATCCGTCCCGTCGGACGAAACGCGACGCAGGATTCTCTTCGAGAACCCCGCGGCGCTCTATCGGTTTTGA
- a CDS encoding tyrosine-type recombinase/integrase has product MNRLTAKTVKSLKDPGLYGDGNALYLRIGPKGGKSWILRTVVHGRRRDIGLGSAGLVSLAEARELAIDYRRIARNGGDPIAEKRRKTIRFSDAIKTVHENNRGAWSSEKHADKWLASLQRYAEPTLGDMPIEKIGISEVLEVLTPIWTEKSDTAKRVKQRLSTIFDWARGAGYYHSENPTNGIERALPTVKRSVEHMRALPWRELPSFMKQLSEREGLSARTLEFLILTATRSGEARGARWSEIQNGLWVLPKERMKADKPHRVPLTGKALEVLEAVRGLDTELVFPSDRRGKGGHARPQSDQVFARLLERMKRTDFTVHGLRSTFRDWCSEYDHAEREVAEAALAHALGDKVERAYARSDMFDRRKELMERWERFCLGK; this is encoded by the coding sequence ATGAACCGCCTCACCGCAAAGACGGTCAAGTCTCTGAAGGATCCGGGGCTCTATGGTGACGGCAATGCCCTCTACCTGCGGATCGGCCCCAAGGGCGGCAAATCCTGGATCCTGCGCACGGTTGTGCACGGCCGCCGCCGCGACATCGGTCTCGGCTCGGCCGGGCTTGTCTCCCTGGCCGAGGCACGGGAACTCGCGATCGATTACAGACGCATTGCTCGGAACGGCGGTGACCCCATCGCCGAGAAGCGACGGAAGACGATCCGGTTCAGCGACGCCATTAAGACTGTCCACGAGAACAATCGCGGCGCCTGGTCGAGCGAGAAGCATGCCGATAAATGGCTCGCCTCGCTGCAGCGCTATGCCGAGCCAACCCTGGGTGACATGCCAATCGAGAAGATCGGCATCAGCGAAGTGCTTGAGGTTCTGACGCCAATCTGGACGGAGAAAAGCGATACTGCGAAACGCGTGAAACAGCGCCTCTCCACAATCTTCGACTGGGCCAGGGGCGCCGGCTATTATCACAGCGAGAACCCGACGAACGGGATCGAGCGCGCGCTTCCCACGGTGAAGCGGAGTGTCGAACATATGCGCGCCCTACCTTGGCGAGAGTTGCCGAGTTTCATGAAGCAGCTATCCGAGAGGGAAGGCCTTTCAGCCCGGACACTTGAATTCCTGATCCTGACGGCAACGAGATCTGGAGAGGCGCGCGGTGCACGATGGAGCGAGATTCAGAATGGCCTCTGGGTGCTTCCGAAAGAACGCATGAAGGCTGACAAGCCGCATCGTGTTCCTCTCACGGGAAAGGCGCTAGAGGTCTTGGAGGCCGTGCGCGGGCTCGACACCGAACTGGTCTTCCCAAGTGATCGAAGAGGCAAGGGCGGGCACGCCAGGCCACAGTCGGATCAGGTATTCGCACGCCTTCTCGAGCGCATGAAGCGGACGGATTTCACCGTCCACGGATTGAGGAGCACTTTCCGAGACTGGTGCAGTGAATATGATCATGCCGAGCGGGAAGTCGCGGAGGCTGCGCTGGCTCATGCGTTGGGAGATAAGGTGGAACGAGCCTATGCAAGGTCGGATATGTTCGACCGTCGGAAAGAGCTGATGGAGCGCTGGGAGCGATTTTGCCTGGGGAAATAG